The following coding sequences lie in one Candidatus Planktophila sulfonica genomic window:
- a CDS encoding acyl-CoA dehydrogenase family protein has product MSLENIFTLPSEYNDLRDSLRSLSENEIAPFAREVDEDHRYPQEAHDALVKSGLFAAHVPSEFGGDGADALATCIIIEEVARVCGASSLIPAVNKLGSLPLILGGSKEQKERWLRPLAQGKGFSYCLSESESGSDAASLKTKAERKGDSWVINGSKKWISNAGVSEFYTVIAQTDPSLGSRGITAFIVEKSDPGVSFGAPEKKMGFRGSPTREVYFDNVTIGDDRRISEVGKGFALAMDTLDHTRITIAAQALGLAQGALDAAKKYSHERKQFGKEIFDFQGVQFMLADMAIAVETARQITYAAAAKSERGDKDLKFFSAASKTYATDVAMKVTTDAVQVLGGYGYVSDYPVERMMRDAKLTQIYEGTNQIQRIVIARNLP; this is encoded by the coding sequence ATGAGTCTTGAAAACATCTTTACTCTCCCATCTGAGTACAACGATTTACGCGATAGCTTGCGATCACTTTCCGAAAATGAAATTGCGCCATTTGCGCGCGAAGTTGATGAAGATCATCGCTATCCCCAAGAAGCACACGATGCACTTGTGAAGTCAGGGCTTTTCGCAGCGCACGTTCCTTCCGAGTTTGGTGGAGATGGCGCAGATGCACTTGCAACATGCATCATCATCGAAGAAGTCGCACGCGTATGCGGTGCCTCATCTCTAATTCCGGCAGTAAATAAGTTGGGCTCTCTGCCACTGATTCTTGGTGGAAGTAAAGAACAGAAAGAGCGCTGGCTACGTCCACTCGCTCAAGGAAAAGGTTTCTCTTACTGCTTATCCGAATCTGAATCTGGTTCTGATGCTGCATCTCTAAAGACAAAGGCAGAGCGCAAAGGCGATTCGTGGGTAATTAATGGAAGCAAGAAGTGGATCTCAAACGCCGGTGTCTCTGAGTTCTACACAGTCATCGCTCAGACAGATCCTTCACTTGGCTCTAGAGGGATAACAGCATTTATTGTTGAAAAGTCGGATCCCGGAGTCTCTTTCGGTGCACCAGAGAAGAAGATGGGATTCCGCGGTTCTCCAACGCGAGAGGTCTACTTCGACAATGTAACTATTGGAGATGATCGACGCATCAGCGAAGTCGGAAAAGGTTTTGCTCTCGCAATGGATACCCTCGATCACACCCGCATCACCATTGCAGCGCAGGCACTTGGATTGGCGCAAGGCGCACTCGATGCCGCCAAGAAGTACTCGCATGAACGTAAACAATTTGGCAAAGAGATCTTTGATTTCCAAGGCGTTCAATTTATGTTGGCCGATATGGCAATTGCAGTTGAAACAGCTCGCCAAATTACGTATGCAGCTGCAGCTAAAAGCGAACGTGGCGATAAGGATTTGAAGTTCTTCTCAGCAGCAAGCAAGACCTATGCAACTGATGTCGCCATGAAAGTGACAACTGATGCAGTGCAGGTACTTGGCGGGTATGGATATGTTTCAGATTACCCAGTCGAGCGAATGATGCGCGATGCCAAGCTGACTCAAATCTATGAAGGCACCAACCAGATTCAGCGAATTGTTATCGCTCGCAATCTTCCTTAA
- a CDS encoding 5-formyltetrahydrofolate cyclo-ligase yields the protein MGISEEKSSLRTRYRQERNARYIEHTFEFLVSSPEFTRATTIASYMSYGDEPDTHQLNQALITAGKTLVLPRINGDQLEWVRWTGEPEGLEKAKKILEPVGPAISDIGKIEIVIVPALRIDRSGYRLGQGGGYYDRALPQLAAWSIGLIHPDEISSEDLPREPWDFPLHAAATPDLILRFQKFN from the coding sequence ATGGGTATCAGCGAAGAAAAGTCATCACTTCGAACTCGATACCGCCAAGAACGTAACGCGCGTTACATCGAACATACCTTTGAATTTCTTGTGAGTTCTCCAGAATTCACTCGCGCAACCACCATTGCAAGTTACATGTCATATGGCGATGAACCAGATACTCATCAACTCAACCAAGCACTTATCACAGCAGGAAAAACTCTCGTTCTTCCCCGCATCAATGGCGATCAGCTCGAATGGGTTCGCTGGACTGGCGAGCCAGAAGGTTTAGAGAAAGCAAAGAAAATTCTTGAACCCGTGGGTCCGGCAATCAGCGATATTGGCAAGATTGAAATTGTCATTGTTCCCGCACTTCGTATCGATCGAAGTGGTTATCGTCTTGGCCAAGGTGGTGGTTATTACGACCGTGCACTTCCGCAACTAGCTGCCTGGTCGATTGGTCTCATTCATCCCGACGAGATTTCAAGTGAAGATCTACCGCGCGAACCATGGGATTTTCCATTACATGCAGCGGCAACGCCCGATTTAATCCTTAGATTTCAAAAATTCAATTAA
- the glp gene encoding gephyrin-like molybdotransferase Glp, translating to MSERLRVDEVLTSLLEICRPLDPFDMPLLDAHDATLAEDIFAGERLVMKAGSRIRSTQIGLAASIGLDHLPTRPHPRVVVISAGPDLVEPGTPLKADEEYETNSWLLTTAVREVGAVAYRVHSIPDDESQLQSVIEDQLVRADLIIISGERHDDSFDLITRTLEKMGEVKTVDIAIESSGRHNFGTIGPDKTPVVTLPGDPIAAYISFELLVRPMIRTMLGTATIHRPSVKAKLEKALTSSGGDRSYVRAILSEDGKSVTPLSSQDEQATLSDANSFIAVPEGETSLTAGADVTVVVLERRYL from the coding sequence ATGTCAGAACGATTGCGCGTAGATGAAGTACTTACTTCTCTTTTAGAAATATGCCGTCCTCTCGACCCATTTGATATGCCGCTTCTTGATGCGCATGATGCAACCCTTGCTGAAGATATCTTCGCCGGCGAACGTCTTGTCATGAAAGCCGGAAGTCGTATTCGCTCAACTCAGATCGGTCTTGCTGCTTCAATCGGACTTGATCACCTGCCCACTCGACCACATCCACGTGTTGTCGTGATTTCGGCTGGCCCGGATTTAGTTGAACCAGGAACTCCGCTCAAAGCTGATGAAGAGTACGAAACAAATTCTTGGCTGCTCACCACAGCCGTGCGCGAAGTCGGCGCAGTTGCCTATCGCGTTCACTCGATTCCAGATGATGAATCACAATTGCAGAGCGTGATTGAAGATCAGCTGGTCCGCGCAGACCTCATCATTATTAGCGGCGAACGCCATGACGACTCTTTCGATCTCATCACTCGTACCCTCGAAAAGATGGGTGAAGTGAAGACAGTTGATATTGCCATTGAATCCAGCGGTCGCCATAACTTCGGAACCATCGGACCAGATAAGACTCCGGTAGTCACGCTTCCTGGCGACCCAATCGCTGCCTACATCTCATTTGAACTCTTGGTCAGACCCATGATTCGCACCATGCTTGGTACAGCAACAATTCATCGCCCATCAGTAAAGGCGAAGCTTGAGAAGGCGCTTACTTCATCCGGTGGCGATCGCTCATACGTTCGCGCAATCTTGAGCGAAGATGGAAAGTCTGTAACGCCACTGAGCTCGCAGGATGAGCAGGCAACGCTTTCTGATGCCAATTCTTTTATCGCAGTACCCGAAGGCGAAACTTCACTGACTGCAGGTGCCGATGTCACTGTTGTCGTGCTCGAACGCCGATACCTCTAA
- a CDS encoding GNAT family N-acetyltransferase, whose amino-acid sequence MWPVVLHGDEITLRPARFRDRARWNNVRAENREWLSPWEATLPQIPEDSPASEFHTKRPSFFEMVANLNREARAGRSYSFLIWNGSNLVGQITMGGVMYGALRGAHIGYWIDLNFANRGFTTQAVKLVSAFGFSQLGLHRIEINVRPENAASCRVAEKAGFELEGHRKAFLHIDGAWRDHVCFVKNNELIK is encoded by the coding sequence ATGTGGCCTGTAGTTCTTCACGGAGATGAAATCACTCTGAGGCCCGCTAGATTTCGAGATCGTGCTCGCTGGAATAACGTCCGTGCCGAAAACCGAGAGTGGTTAAGCCCTTGGGAAGCAACGCTTCCGCAGATTCCAGAAGATAGCCCGGCTAGCGAATTTCACACAAAGCGCCCTTCTTTCTTTGAGATGGTCGCAAATCTCAATCGCGAAGCTCGTGCAGGTCGCTCATATTCATTCCTCATCTGGAACGGCAGTAATCTGGTCGGACAGATAACTATGGGTGGCGTTATGTATGGAGCTCTCCGTGGAGCTCATATTGGATATTGGATCGATCTCAATTTCGCCAACCGTGGGTTCACAACCCAAGCGGTGAAGTTGGTATCTGCCTTTGGTTTTTCACAGTTGGGGCTACATCGCATTGAGATAAATGTGCGCCCTGAAAATGCAGCATCATGCAGGGTTGCCGAGAAGGCAGGCTTTGAATTAGAAGGCCACCGCAAGGCTTTTCTGCATATTGATGGAGCATGGCGAGACCATGTCTGCTTCGTTAAGAACAATGAATTAATCAAGTAA